A window from candidate division KSB1 bacterium encodes these proteins:
- a CDS encoding GH92 family glycosyl hydrolase, giving the protein MFNRTVFPTGRVALVNPLQGTASEYAFSHGNTLPLVARPFGMTNWTPQTGDGPWFFHPDARQLQGIRATHQPSPWIGDYGQFMLMPQTGRLLPDASRRTSVFRPDQTVYYPHYFGTFLGRYRVTVELTATERCAYFRFVFPPNEPCRLIVHPFAGDSHLEFDWEARVVRGSTRANNGGVPDDFAAYFVVQVDCPVQAEHSGFFADERTFSGQRAAEGRGIGAYLALVPPRDGVVHVRVGTSFIDWAQAEENIAQEIGQAQFYEMVAEGEAAWEDVLRVVDIFGGSDAQLRTFYSCLYRSVLFPHAWHERLSSGEVVHRSPYDGKVHPGVLYTDQGPWDVYRTQYPLLALLFPARLAEILQGWVNAYKEGGWFPKWASPGYRSCMIGTHIDAIMADAYVKGIRGFDLEAAYEGMRRNAFEPGSQDGAVGRKGLEYYMRLGYVPADKVEESVSRTLDFAYNDFCIAQVAKGLGRKEDHELLIARAQNYRNVFDPSVGFMRGRNADGSWVEPFREFAWGGPYVEGGVWQCGWAVQHDPAGLIALMGGREQFLAKLETLLSTPPYFEVGTYNREIHEMTEMAAVDFGQYAHSNQPSHHVLYLFAAAGAPWKTEYWVRRVLQELYGPDSRGFCGDEDNGEMSAWYIFSALGFYPFCPGHPSYVLGSPLFKRAVLHLANDKEFIISAPNNAHDRPFVKRVLLNGKPYTKSYLLHETIAQGGALEFTMSRRENPTRADALEPPFSMSAHLQ; this is encoded by the coding sequence ATGTTCAATCGCACTGTGTTTCCCACGGGTCGAGTGGCGCTTGTAAACCCGCTGCAAGGGACCGCCTCGGAATATGCCTTCTCCCACGGTAATACCCTGCCATTGGTCGCCCGGCCTTTCGGCATGACCAACTGGACTCCGCAGACTGGCGATGGGCCTTGGTTTTTTCACCCGGACGCACGCCAGTTGCAGGGAATACGCGCCACACACCAGCCCAGTCCCTGGATCGGCGACTATGGGCAATTTATGCTGATGCCCCAAACGGGCCGCCTCCTGCCAGACGCCAGCCGCAGAACCTCCGTATTCCGTCCGGACCAGACCGTGTACTACCCGCACTACTTCGGCACCTTTCTGGGCCGCTATCGAGTGACCGTGGAGCTGACCGCCACCGAGCGCTGCGCCTACTTCCGCTTTGTTTTTCCGCCAAATGAACCCTGTCGACTCATCGTGCACCCCTTTGCGGGGGATTCTCACCTGGAATTCGACTGGGAAGCGAGGGTAGTTCGCGGTTCTACCCGCGCCAACAATGGTGGTGTGCCGGACGATTTTGCTGCCTACTTCGTGGTACAGGTAGACTGTCCAGTGCAGGCAGAGCACTCTGGTTTTTTCGCTGATGAACGGACCTTTTCCGGACAGCGAGCAGCCGAAGGCAGAGGGATCGGTGCCTACCTTGCCCTTGTGCCCCCCAGAGACGGGGTGGTCCACGTCCGCGTGGGAACATCGTTCATCGACTGGGCTCAGGCCGAGGAGAACATCGCCCAGGAAATAGGACAGGCGCAGTTCTATGAGATGGTGGCAGAAGGAGAAGCAGCCTGGGAAGATGTCCTACGCGTCGTGGACATCTTTGGCGGGAGCGATGCCCAGCTCCGCACCTTCTATTCCTGCCTTTATCGCAGCGTTCTCTTCCCTCACGCTTGGCACGAGCGCCTTTCGTCCGGGGAAGTGGTGCACCGCAGCCCATACGACGGCAAGGTACACCCCGGCGTGCTCTACACGGACCAAGGGCCGTGGGACGTCTACCGCACCCAGTACCCGCTGCTGGCGTTACTTTTCCCTGCCCGGCTGGCAGAGATCCTCCAAGGATGGGTGAATGCCTACAAGGAAGGCGGCTGGTTCCCCAAGTGGGCCAGTCCAGGCTACCGCTCCTGCATGATCGGCACCCACATCGACGCCATCATGGCCGATGCTTACGTCAAAGGCATTCGTGGTTTCGACCTAGAGGCTGCCTACGAAGGCATGCGCAGAAATGCCTTTGAGCCCGGTTCACAAGACGGCGCCGTTGGCAGAAAGGGACTGGAGTATTACATGCGGCTGGGCTATGTGCCGGCGGACAAAGTTGAGGAGAGTGTTTCGCGCACCCTTGACTTTGCCTACAACGACTTTTGCATCGCTCAGGTGGCAAAAGGCCTCGGGCGGAAGGAAGATCATGAACTGCTCATCGCCAGAGCGCAGAACTACAGGAACGTGTTTGATCCTAGTGTGGGCTTCATGCGCGGACGGAATGCCGACGGCTCCTGGGTGGAACCGTTCAGGGAATTCGCCTGGGGTGGGCCGTACGTGGAGGGAGGCGTGTGGCAATGTGGGTGGGCTGTCCAACACGACCCCGCCGGCCTTATCGCGCTCATGGGGGGCAGAGAACAGTTCCTCGCGAAGCTAGAGACCTTACTCTCCACTCCACCTTACTTTGAGGTGGGCACATACAATCGGGAGATCCACGAGATGACCGAAATGGCCGCAGTAGACTTTGGCCAATATGCGCACTCCAACCAGCCCAGCCACCATGTGCTCTACCTCTTCGCCGCCGCCGGCGCTCCCTGGAAAACGGAGTACTGGGTGCGGAGGGTGCTGCAAGAGCTCTACGGCCCTGACTCCAGAGGCTTCTGCGGGGATGAAGACAATGGAGAAATGTCCGCCTGGTACATTTTTAGTGCGCTGGGCTTCTACCCCTTCTGCCCCGGACACCCATCCTACGTCTTGGGAAGTCCTCTGTTCAAACGCGCTGTTCTGCACCTGGCAAATGACAAAGAGTTCATCATCTCGGCACCGAACAATGCCCACGACCGGCCATTTGTCAAACGAGTGCTGCTCAACGGGAAGCCTTACACGAAGAGCTACCTTCTGCACGAGACTATCGCGCAGGGAGGGGCGCTGGAGTTCACCATGAGCCGACGCGAGAACCCCACGAGGGCTGACGCACTGGAGCCGCCCTTCTCGATGTCAGCCCACTTGCAGTGA
- a CDS encoding DUF917 family protein: MMKVTTEIARHAVLGGALLGGGGGGSIEMGMALARQALAQGPLHLWHIDELPPHATVITVSLVGAPAAARQHVTADHFVRAVMLLRDKVDLRIDAMVTSENGGFATVNGWYQSAVLGLPVVDAPCNGRAHPLGLMGSMGLHLRPGYQAHAAVVGGDTSAGRFVEQVYSGSLQEVSQLVRRAAIEAGGMVAVARNPVEASWVRTHAAVGGISQAIALGAILRENIQAPARLQALAERTGAQVLATGKVEALRRHTGDGFDTGSVVMSAGTDLYELSFFNEYIAVERAGQRLATFPDLIATLEQDTLCPLTTAAIEPGRDIVLVVIPWTHLCLGAGMKDPKLYAEVSKAVGMEVPLPAGLVGER; this comes from the coding sequence ATGATGAAGGTGACGACCGAAATAGCACGGCACGCGGTGTTGGGCGGCGCGCTCTTAGGCGGGGGCGGCGGTGGCTCCATCGAGATGGGTATGGCACTGGCGCGTCAAGCCCTGGCGCAGGGGCCTTTGCACCTCTGGCACATCGATGAGCTGCCCCCACATGCTACAGTCATCACGGTGTCGCTGGTGGGCGCTCCTGCCGCCGCCCGACAGCACGTGACGGCCGACCATTTCGTCCGCGCCGTCATGCTCCTTCGCGACAAAGTTGACCTTCGGATCGACGCCATGGTGACCTCAGAAAACGGCGGTTTTGCCACCGTCAACGGCTGGTACCAGTCGGCCGTCTTAGGGTTGCCGGTGGTAGACGCGCCGTGCAATGGTCGCGCTCACCCTTTGGGGCTGATGGGCTCCATGGGACTCCACCTCCGTCCCGGCTACCAGGCCCATGCTGCCGTGGTGGGCGGAGATACCTCGGCTGGGCGGTTCGTGGAGCAGGTCTACTCGGGTTCCCTCCAAGAAGTATCACAGCTGGTGCGAAGGGCAGCGATCGAAGCAGGTGGCATGGTGGCCGTGGCCCGCAATCCCGTGGAGGCCAGTTGGGTACGCACCCACGCGGCCGTGGGTGGCATCTCACAGGCCATCGCATTGGGAGCAATACTTCGCGAAAACATCCAAGCACCCGCGCGACTCCAGGCTTTAGCGGAGAGGACGGGTGCGCAGGTCCTCGCTACTGGGAAGGTGGAAGCCCTGCGTCGCCACACCGGAGACGGCTTCGATACTGGCAGCGTTGTGATGAGCGCCGGCACGGACCTCTATGAGCTCAGTTTCTTCAATGAATACATCGCGGTTGAACGCGCCGGCCAGCGCTTGGCCACCTTCCCCGACCTGATCGCAACATTGGAGCAGGATACCCTGTGCCCCCTCACGACGGCAGCGATAGAGCCGGGACGCGACATTGTGCTTGTCGTGATCCCGTGGACGCACCTGTGCCTGGGAGCGGGAATGAAAGATCCGAAGCTCTACGCCGAAGTATCAAAGGCAGTAGGGATGGAGGTCCCCCTGCCGGCAGGTCTTGTGGGCGAAAGGTGA
- a CDS encoding AroM family protein produces MRVGAVTIGQSPRPDILEELLRSGLKGVEFVEAGALDGLSPRQIQALAPQANEVGLVTRLRDGTGIAVSAERVEPLVAACLRRMESFDVKAVVLLCTASFPSLTSTLLLFRPYQLLRAVAEAVLTQGNLAVVVPHASQLATVPGRWHMPEKQVLSAVLAPYEEDASRLAELAVCLGNREVGLVILDCLGYRRQVCTQLARLCGVPVLSPRMILASVLQAFLGTFSAQYGQSPGTM; encoded by the coding sequence ATGCGCGTGGGTGCAGTCACCATCGGGCAATCCCCCCGTCCCGATATCCTGGAGGAGCTTCTCCGCTCCGGGCTGAAGGGAGTAGAATTCGTCGAGGCCGGAGCACTCGATGGCCTTTCCCCACGCCAGATCCAGGCGCTTGCTCCGCAGGCGAACGAAGTGGGCCTGGTCACGCGGCTCCGCGACGGGACCGGCATTGCGGTGAGCGCAGAACGCGTCGAACCCCTGGTGGCTGCCTGCCTGCGCCGCATGGAGAGCTTCGACGTAAAGGCCGTCGTGCTCCTTTGCACGGCCAGTTTCCCTTCCCTAACGAGCACGCTCCTGCTGTTCCGCCCTTACCAGCTCCTCCGCGCCGTAGCCGAAGCCGTGCTTACCCAAGGGAACTTAGCCGTTGTGGTGCCACACGCGTCGCAGCTGGCCACCGTGCCCGGGCGCTGGCACATGCCTGAAAAGCAGGTCTTATCGGCAGTGCTTGCGCCTTACGAAGAAGATGCCTCGCGGCTGGCTGAGCTAGCAGTTTGCCTCGGGAACCGCGAGGTCGGGCTGGTCATTCTGGACTGCCTCGGCTACCGGCGACAGGTGTGCACCCAGTTGGCCCGACTGTGCGGCGTGCCCGTACTCTCGCCACGCATGATACTGGCCTCGGTGCTGCAAGCGTTCTTGGGCACGTTTTCTGCCCAGTATGGTCAAAGTCCGGGGACGATGTGA
- a CDS encoding nucleoside transporter, which yields MTVYNLISFGGIFVLMGLAWLCSTERRRVNWRVVIWGTALQLLFALFIFRVPVGTKLFLLVNDLVVKVLDCATAGTKFLFGRLALPPGTADASGETSLGFFLAFQALPTIVFFAALMGALYYLGIMPWLVRAFASVFTRLMRLSGAESLCAASNIFVGIESALTIRPHLENMTRSELCTILTAGMATIASSVMALYVFVLQGQFPTIAGHLVSASIISAPAAVVMAKLMVPETGQPLTLGMAIRPSYEREHNLIEAIINGANSGVRLVVGIAALLLAFLGLVALVDLLLGALGHWLTRLVGLRLDLSLRAILSLVFYPLTLVIGVPPSDAWAVARLIGERTVATEVQSYQDLAAMLAVGSLQEPRSAVIAAYALCGFAHIASLAIFVGGIAALAPRRTAELSSLGFRALWAATLACLMTGAVAGTFLGKTTILAGALR from the coding sequence ATGACGGTCTACAATCTCATAAGCTTTGGCGGCATTTTCGTGCTCATGGGATTGGCTTGGCTCTGCTCCACGGAGCGGCGTCGCGTCAATTGGCGGGTGGTCATCTGGGGGACGGCGCTGCAGCTGTTGTTCGCCCTCTTCATCTTTCGCGTGCCGGTAGGGACAAAGCTCTTTCTCTTGGTCAATGACCTTGTGGTCAAGGTGCTGGATTGCGCCACTGCCGGCACCAAGTTCCTGTTTGGACGCCTGGCGCTGCCTCCAGGCACCGCGGACGCCTCCGGTGAGACGTCTTTGGGCTTTTTCCTCGCCTTCCAGGCGCTCCCTACGATCGTCTTTTTCGCCGCGCTGATGGGGGCCCTGTATTACCTGGGAATTATGCCATGGCTGGTGCGCGCTTTCGCCTCCGTCTTTACCCGCCTGATGCGCCTCAGCGGGGCGGAGTCATTGTGCGCGGCGAGCAATATCTTCGTCGGCATCGAGTCGGCGCTCACCATTCGCCCCCACCTCGAGAACATGACGCGCTCCGAGCTCTGTACCATCCTCACTGCGGGCATGGCTACCATCGCCTCCAGTGTAATGGCACTGTACGTGTTTGTGTTGCAGGGTCAATTCCCCACTATTGCCGGGCACCTAGTTTCGGCCTCCATCATCTCGGCGCCAGCCGCTGTCGTGATGGCGAAACTGATGGTCCCCGAAACCGGGCAACCGCTCACTCTGGGTATGGCAATCCGCCCATCCTACGAACGCGAGCACAACTTGATCGAGGCTATTATCAATGGGGCCAACAGTGGCGTGCGTTTGGTGGTGGGGATTGCCGCGCTGCTGCTGGCGTTCCTCGGCCTTGTAGCGCTGGTGGACCTCCTTTTGGGTGCGCTGGGACATTGGCTGACAAGGCTTGTCGGCCTGCGCCTTGACCTTTCGCTCCGGGCAATCTTGAGCTTGGTTTTCTATCCCTTGACGCTGGTCATAGGCGTCCCTCCGTCCGACGCCTGGGCGGTGGCTCGGCTCATCGGGGAACGAACGGTGGCCACCGAGGTGCAGTCCTACCAGGACCTGGCGGCGATGCTGGCCGTGGGTTCCCTGCAGGAGCCACGCTCGGCGGTGATCGCCGCCTATGCCCTTTGCGGCTTCGCGCACATTGCTTCGCTGGCGATCTTCGTTGGGGGCATTGCCGCCCTTGCGCCACGCCGTACTGCAGAACTGTCGTCCTTAGGGTTTCGCGCCCTATGGGCTGCCACGCTGGCCTGCCTGATGACCGGGGCAGTGGCTGGAACGTTCTTGGGAAAAACCACAATCTTGGCCGGCGCTTTGCGATGA
- a CDS encoding PorV/PorQ family protein, translating to MKRSIIALILLAWWCASAVGQTQKLQKLAQTGMKFLSVTTDARTSAMGEAATALEGSAASMFFNPSGLASLATTTDLSFGQVNWIADIKYFYGSAAFGPARGKYGVVGLSVLSVDYGDFKGTIRDVSEKGYKDTGTFSPSAMAVGIGYARALSMKFSVGGVVKYVTQNLGSSIIGFDAQGGYRQRDYEEGVLAYDFGILYRTGFRSLNFGMSVRNFAQEVRYEVEGFQLPLTFKIGLAMDLLDLFPSLRLGEDALLVSVDASHPRDYPEQVGFGAEYVLMNTLALRAGYAFPNDEHGFSAGFGLQQRLSGIRFGLDYAYTPFGLFNEVHRFSVRLAL from the coding sequence ATGAAACGATCGATAATTGCTCTCATTTTGCTGGCATGGTGGTGCGCAAGCGCCGTCGGCCAGACCCAGAAACTGCAAAAGTTAGCGCAAACCGGCATGAAGTTCCTCAGCGTGACAACTGATGCCCGCACCAGTGCCATGGGCGAGGCAGCGACCGCATTGGAGGGCTCCGCCGCTTCCATGTTTTTCAACCCATCAGGTCTGGCCAGTCTTGCGACAACGACCGACCTCAGCTTTGGACAGGTGAACTGGATCGCGGACATCAAGTACTTTTACGGCAGCGCCGCGTTTGGCCCGGCGCGGGGTAAGTACGGTGTCGTGGGTCTTTCGGTCCTGTCCGTCGATTATGGCGATTTCAAGGGGACCATCCGCGACGTGAGCGAGAAGGGCTACAAAGACACCGGCACCTTCAGCCCGAGCGCTATGGCGGTGGGCATCGGCTACGCGCGGGCGCTGTCGATGAAGTTCTCCGTCGGGGGGGTGGTCAAGTATGTGACGCAAAACCTGGGGAGTAGCATCATCGGCTTCGACGCGCAGGGAGGCTATCGGCAAAGGGATTATGAGGAGGGCGTGCTGGCATATGACTTTGGCATCCTTTACCGCACCGGCTTCCGCAGCCTGAACTTTGGCATGAGCGTGCGCAACTTCGCCCAGGAGGTGCGCTACGAGGTTGAGGGATTCCAGCTGCCACTCACTTTCAAGATTGGGCTGGCAATGGACCTGCTGGATCTCTTCCCCAGCCTTCGCCTGGGTGAGGACGCGCTTTTGGTCTCTGTGGACGCCTCACACCCGCGTGACTATCCGGAGCAAGTGGGTTTTGGTGCCGAATACGTGCTCATGAACACCCTGGCCCTGCGCGCCGGCTACGCGTTCCCCAATGATGAACATGGCTTCAGCGCCGGTTTTGGTCTCCAGCAACGCCTATCCGGCATCCGCTTTGGCCTGGATTATGCGTACACCCCCTTTGGGCTGTTCAATGAGGTGCATCGGTTTTCGGTGCGGCTAGCGCTGTAG